The sequence below is a genomic window from Terriglobales bacterium.
TCGCGATATATCCGTGCGCGGCGAGCTGATCGGCAATGTCGCGGGCCCAGTCCGTCATCCCGAATATTTCGTGAATGACGATGACCACCGGCGCCTTCTTTTTGACTTCCGGATAGACGACGAATGCCTGCACGCTGCGGCTGTCGTGCTTGACGGTGATCCATTCGCCATGACGCGGACTCTGCGCCAGCTTGGCCTTGGCCCATTCGGGGTCGCCCATGGATGGCTCGCGATGCGGCGCGGAGGTCTGCGCCATCTCCGGCACCGCGGAAAGGGTCAACAAGAGCAGCAGGGAAGCGGCGATTCGGATTCGTCTCATGAGCCTAAGGATGCCGCTTCCCGGCAAAGGTTTCCCGTTACTTCTTCTTGCTGGGATCATCGCTCGGATTCACATAGTTGAATTGCAGGGGAGAAGGCCCGTGGATCTGCACCACCGTCGCCCCCTTCATTTTGACGTAGTGATGCATGTCGGGATCCAGGTAGCCAAAGCTCCCAGCCGGCAGCATGGTCATATTCTTCTCGTCGAACTTGTCGCCCATCCCCAGTGCCATGGCGCCGGAGATGACGGTGACGTTCTCGCGCTTGGGATGCCAGTGCGGCGGCACCACGTACCCGTCCGGAGTTTTCACGCGCACGGTGAAGTCACCGGTACTTGCCGTGGGATCGCCTTCCAGCACCGCAAGCTGCGCGCCCGGCGGCACGAACGGCGGCGCCGGTCCCCACTGCACGTCCTTGGGCGTGTAGGCGTGCCGGGCTTCCGTCTTTGCCGGTTGGGACTTGGTGTCTGCCGATTTCTTGGTGGCCTGTTGCGCCATGGCGGCGACAGCCAGCACCACAAGTAAGGTGATCGAGATACGACGCATGCCATCCTCCTGATGTGGGCGAGGATACGGGAGCGGGGAAGTACGGGTCAAGTTGCGGTCCGGCGTCGAGAAATGTCGCAACTCGCAACCCGGGACTCGCAACTATTGCTCCATGACTGCACGTAATCGTCGCAACTGGTGGGGCAGACATTCGCTGACCCTGGTGGCCGGCGGAATTCTCCTGTTGTGGATTGGGATGTACGCTGGCTCATCGCCGCAGACCCACCTGGGTTCGTTTTTTGGCAACGCCATTGCTGACTGGAGCGGCGTGGTGGTAATGGTGCTGGCGACCAAGCGCCTGTACGAAAAAGGCTCGGCAGAAAGCAAGCAGCCAGCGGGTATCCTGCCGGGCCGGGTGGAAGAAGCATTGCGCGAGCACTCGCTGAGCATCTTCCTGCTGATCACAGGCGCGCTGTGGGTGGCCCTGTTCGTCCACATGGACGCGCAAGGAAAATGGGGGCAGGTGGTGGGGAATATCGTTTCCGAGTGGACGCAGGTGTTGGGCCTGGTGCTGATGACGAAGAAGTTGGTGGAAGCCGGATCGAAGGAGAGCAAGAAGTAGATGAATTCGCGGACAAAGCGGCCAGCGTGGCACAGCGCGATCTGGCGCTCGAGGGCGAGCGCTCTCCATACAACTATGCAGCGAGCTACCTCGGGGTTGCGGCTACGGCCATGTGGGCGGTGCCGTCTTCGGGGATGAATTCGCGGACGAAGCGGCGGGCGTGGAACAGGGCGAGCGAGCGCTCCAGCAGCAGGATGAAGGCCACGAACCCCACCGCGATCCAGAGGTCGGCTTTCTTCTGCGCGGCGGATGCGGCGAAGGCGCCAACCATCATCAGCAGGAAGTAAAGGAAGACGAAGCTGTCGGTGATGGCGTGAAGCACCCCCATGCCGGTCTGGCGGGCGTAGAAGTAGGCGGCGCCGGGAATGAAGGTGCGCCACCACAGGGAATCCTCGCTGCGGAACTTCTGGCCGCATCCGGAGCAGGCGTACTGGCGCTCGACCAGGGCGGCGCCGCAGGTGGGGCAGAGCGGTTGCATGGCCTGGGCGTGTCCCTGGCTGGCGGCGGCCGAGATCAGCTTGGGCAGCAGGGCCTGGAGCTTGGCCTTGTCGCGCGACTTCAGCGCCCAGTAGGACTCCTTCTTGGCGTTGGCGTACACGAGCTTGAGGTAGCGGACGATCCAGCCGGTGAGCTTGGCGGAGCGCAGGTCGCCGAGCGAGCAGCCGCGGACGCTCTGTCGCCACTTGCCGTCGCTGTTGACGCGGAAGGCGAGCAGGCGCTGGTTGGTGAAGACAAGGACGGCGCGGCTGACGAACTGGGCGAAGTATCCGAAGCTGTACTGCTCGAGGAAGCCCATGGGCGCGCAGGCGCCGGCGACGTAGACCACGAACTCGTCTTTCTTGAGCAGCCGCTGCAGCGCCGGGCCGAGCTTGTTCAGCGCCTTCTCGGCGTCCTTGCGGATGGCTTTGTTCTCCACTCCGGACTTGTCGGTGAAGGCGATGTCGGTGCGGGTGGGCACGCCCTCGACGGTGCGGACCTGGGGCGTGGTGGCGGTTTCGTGGACCAGCGTCTGCTGCATGAGCATGGCGGACCTCTCGGTTGTTGTGGGGGGAGAGGGCTCCATTGTTGGGCGAATCGCGATGGCAGGCAAGTGGATTGGCGGGGACGAGGGTGTCCGGTGGGAGTAGAACGAAGGTCACGAAGTCGTGCGAACACCGCAGTGGCCGCGGGGGTTGTGAGTCGACGGTCGATGGTCGACAATTGAACGTCTCGAATATGAACGTCCCAGACGAACTCGTCATTGTGCCCATGCTCCTGGGGCTGGCTTACGTTGTGTTCGTCAAGGTGGCGGAGAATTTCCTCCTGGTTGAGTTGTGGCCTCGCGTATTCGGTCCACGAGCGCGCCCACTCGCGGTGGCGAGTTTCTTATTCGGTGTTGGCCTTTCTTTCGCGGGCGTTAAATACGACCAATTCGACGACCCCGCTGCGAGATTCTACATGCTCAGCGGGTGGTCGCTGATGGTGCTCGGGGCGTGGCTGTGGCTGCGGCGGAACAGGTCTTAGCTCCTCCCAGTTCCGCTAATACGACATCTGTTCCTCCCGCTACTATATGGCGCTTACAAGGGGCGCATCCGCACAAAGAAAAAAGCCCCGCTCTTGCGAGCGGGGCCTGGTTTTTCGCTAGCCATTAACTACTGGCCGCTAGCTGCTGCCTTTAGTACATATCGCCCATGCCGCCGTGGCCGCCGGGAGCGCCCATGGGAGCTTTCTTCTCCTCCGGGATTTCCGCGACCAGGGCTTCGGTGGTCAACATCAGGCTCGAGATCGAGCCCGCGTTCTGCAGCGCGGTACGAGTGACCTTGGTCGGGTCGATGACGCCGGCCTTCACCAGGTCCTCGAACTGGCCGGTCTGCGCGTTGTAGCCGAAGTTCGCATCCTTGGACTCGCGAATCTTGCCGACCACCACCGCGCCTTCTTCGCCGGCGTTGCCGACGATCTGGCGCAGGGGCTCTTCGAGCGCGCGCTTCACGATGTTGGCGCCGATCAATTCATCGCCGTGCAGCTTGAGCTTGTCGATGGCATCCACGCAGCGCAGCAGGGCCACGCCTCCGCCGGGGACGATACCTTCCTCGACGGCCGCACGGGTGGCGTGCATGGCGTCCTCGACACGCGCCTTCTTCTCTTTCATTTCGGTCTCGGTCGCGGCGCCGACCTTGATCACCGCCACTCCGCCCACGAGCTTGGCCAGCCGCTCCTGGAGTTTCTCGCGGTCATAGTCGCTGGTGGTCTTTTCGACCTGAGCGCGAATTTCCTTCACCCGGCCTTCGATCTCGCCCGGCTTGCCCTTGCCTTCGACAATGGTAGTGTTGTCCTTGTCGATGGTGACGCGCTTGGCGCGGCCGAGGTCGGAGAGTTGAACGTTCTCGAGCTTGATGCCAAGGTCTTCGGTGATGGCCTTGCCGCCGGTGAGAATGGCAATGTCCTGCAGCATGGCCTTGCGGCGATCGCCGAAGCCCGGGGCCTTGACGGCGACGGCCTGCAGCGTGCCGCGCAGCTTGTTGACCACCAAGGTGGCGAGAGCTTCGCCCTCCACATCCTCGGCGATGATCAGCAATGGCTTGCTGGCGCGAGCGATCTGCTCCAGCAGCGGCAGCAGGTCCTTCATCGAGCTGATTTTCTTTTCGTTGATCAGGATGTAGGGATCTTCCAGGATGGCTTCCATCCGCTCCGGGTCGGTAACGAAGTAGGGCGACAGGTAGCCGCGGTCGAACTGCATGCCCTCAACCACCTCGAGCGAGGTTTCCATGGTCTTGGACTCTTCCACGGTGATGACACCGTCCTTGCCGACCTTCTTCATGGCCTCGGCGATGATGCGGCCGATGGTCTCGTCGTTGTTGGCGGAGATGGTGCCGACCTGGGCGATGGCGTTCATGTCGCCGGCTACGGGCTTGCTGAACTTGTCGAGCGCGCCCGAGGTGCGTTCGCCGTCCTTGTCTACCCAGCCTGCGACAGCGCGAACGGCCTGCTCGATGCCGCGCTTCAAGGCCATGGGATTGGCGCCCGCCGCGACCGTCTTAACGCCCTCGCGGAAGATGGATTGCGCCAGGACGGTGGCGGTAGTGGTACCGTCGCCGGCAACGTCGCTGGTCTTGCTGGCGACTTCACGCACCATCTGCGCGCCCATGTTCTCCAGGGGATCCTTCAGTTCGATTTCCTTCGCCACGGTTACGCCGTCCTTGGTGATGGACGGGGAACCGAATTTCTTTTCGATGACCACGTTGCGGCCCTTGGGACCGAGCGTGACCTTGACGGCGTCGGCCAGTACGTTGACGCCGCGGAGGATCGCCTGCCGCGATTCCTCGCCATGAACAATCTGTTTCGCCATAATTTGACTCTCCTCGTTCGAATCTTTGTAGCCCGGCCTTCCTCGGCGGGGACGATGTCGTGGTGAATCTGAATTCCTGACCTAGCGCCGTGCGCCGGCCTTTTCTTCCTTTTCCTTGCGCGCGCCGGAGAGGATGCCGAGAACTTCTTCCTCGCGCATGATGATCAGTTCCTCGCCGTCGATCTTGATTTCCGTGCCCGAGTACTTGCCAAACAGGACGCGGTCGCCTTCTTTCACGTCCAGGGGACGGACCTTGCCATCTTCGTTGACCTTGCCTTTGCCCACCGCGATGATCTCGCCTTCCTGCGGTTTGTCCTTGGCAGTGTCGGGAATGATGATGCCGCCGCGGGTGGTTTCTGCCTCTTCTACCCGGCGGACCAAAACCCGGTCATGCAGGGGGGTGAATTTAGCCATGAAAATGACCTCCTTGTTGGTCGAACAGACAATGGGTTGTGGTTCTTGAGTTTGGAGCTAAGCCATTAGCTACAAACCACATAGCAAGAGCAGCTCAAGTCGTACGAGAGGCTACTCCGGGCCGAGTGTTAGCA
It includes:
- the groES gene encoding co-chaperone GroES, which produces MAKFTPLHDRVLVRRVEEAETTRGGIIIPDTAKDKPQEGEIIAVGKGKVNEDGKVRPLDVKEGDRVLFGKYSGTEIKIDGEELIIMREEEVLGILSGARKEKEEKAGARR
- a CDS encoding cupin domain-containing protein, whose translation is MRRISITLLVVLAVAAMAQQATKKSADTKSQPAKTEARHAYTPKDVQWGPAPPFVPPGAQLAVLEGDPTASTGDFTVRVKTPDGYVVPPHWHPKRENVTVISGAMALGMGDKFDEKNMTMLPAGSFGYLDPDMHHYVKMKGATVVQIHGPSPLQFNYVNPSDDPSKKK
- the groL gene encoding chaperonin GroEL (60 kDa chaperone family; promotes refolding of misfolded polypeptides especially under stressful conditions; forms two stacked rings of heptamers to form a barrel-shaped 14mer; ends can be capped by GroES; misfolded proteins enter the barrel where they are refolded when GroES binds) — protein: MAKQIVHGEESRQAILRGVNVLADAVKVTLGPKGRNVVIEKKFGSPSITKDGVTVAKEIELKDPLENMGAQMVREVASKTSDVAGDGTTTATVLAQSIFREGVKTVAAGANPMALKRGIEQAVRAVAGWVDKDGERTSGALDKFSKPVAGDMNAIAQVGTISANNDETIGRIIAEAMKKVGKDGVITVEESKTMETSLEVVEGMQFDRGYLSPYFVTDPERMEAILEDPYILINEKKISSMKDLLPLLEQIARASKPLLIIAEDVEGEALATLVVNKLRGTLQAVAVKAPGFGDRRKAMLQDIAILTGGKAITEDLGIKLENVQLSDLGRAKRVTIDKDNTTIVEGKGKPGEIEGRVKEIRAQVEKTTSDYDREKLQERLAKLVGGVAVIKVGAATETEMKEKKARVEDAMHATRAAVEEGIVPGGGVALLRCVDAIDKLKLHGDELIGANIVKRALEEPLRQIVGNAGEEGAVVVGKIRESKDANFGYNAQTGQFEDLVKAGVIDPTKVTRTALQNAGSISSLMLTTEALVAEIPEEKKAPMGAPGGHGGMGDMY